The Lepeophtheirus salmonis chromosome 3, UVic_Lsal_1.4, whole genome shotgun sequence genomic interval cCATAATAATGTTTTAccttctcctcgcacacttttgtattcttaccaaaattatcaaccttattgataccatatgtcttgctcctaTCTTCTccttgttatcttttttttccttacaaaaatgttaactctctctatatataatattaaatcaaatgcttgttttttattaaagaatattactaaggtatctcctttttttaaagttttgtacatatttaattgaattgcttagaaaataatttctattagTCTTGttaaaaatgacgttttttCGAAAGgccaatcaaataaatatttatcaaaaaaaatatccaatggaacaacgtagctcaatggacaacgcacacAGGAGAcgttattatcttgaactcaatctgCGTAGACTTGTGCCTCGGTTGTTCCTAGAgcaggaaatatactttatgtacatgGTCTTTAAACACCTTTTTCCTAGAACAGATGTAGTGAGTGCAATACAGTAGtgttaatttatacttaattaaacaattaaaggaaCGTTAAAAAAAGTGATCCAGCCAAGGGTCCCAGTCAAGAGTAGAGTTTGAAGCAAGTCCCTCAAAACTGGCCCAGAATGTGAATTATAAGTTCAATTCTGTGTTTTCACTTTTACTCCCTTCTAACCTTTTAGAAACCAAGGTTTCCATTTgggaaacatttaaaaaatgcaaaatagttcaaaaaacttaattttaatgtgtgtgttgtttttttttggtttttttttgctcttaacattgcatatttcaatattgaatgatatacatttttataggaATAATATGCTAATTTTacgaaaataactttttaatttattctcaCTGTCTCAAAGTGACCAAGGTTTCCATTGTgggaaagtaattttttttggatttccagaattaataaaattaaaattaaatatttttttttaataaaacgcAAGTTTGTAAAAGTATCACAAAAAAATGGTATGTTTCATGTAGTCGCCACCAAAGTAATTAAAtcgataataataatgtaagaagaaaataaagtaagtGCTTTATAaacgtaaaataaaaattattaaataatgtttgaagatactaaaagaaaaagacaacACCTTATAACAAACTGTCATTTTTCTAAGCTTCAAGGCACTTGAGCAAcctttaaaagtttttcaaaaatgttcaaaatttcttagccatcattttttacaaaagtgcaTATTTTAGGCTTGTGAGAgctcaacatttaaaaaaaatagagttgaaATGAACCACCCTAATCTTTAtagattatacaaatatttgttcCTTCCACCatatgtttatgtatgtatcataAACATGTATCatttgatcaataaaaaatcGATTCATTTTTCCGAAAAACTTACAATGGATCTCTTTTGcataacaagtttttttttttaattatcagagacttattataaaatttataaccaAATCTTAAAGTCATTTATAGATttgcttatatataaaaaatatatgaagattTTCTTGAAGAAGGgaaggcatttttttttctatgacgGAAATTTGTGTCCATgacaaccaaaaataaattagaaaagtttgATTCGGTTTTTATAGTTTTAGTTGCTTAATTCTATACGTTGTTATATGTACTATTAAGAGCTATCTTACTCTTTCAAATGTACGGGGGAATATCTCAATTAGATCTTCCGTATGCTGTTAGATATCGGCTACGATTCAACAAAGACTACAAAGGACCAAATACAGCTCTTGAGTATGAATACAATTCAAACATAAGAGAGAATAAGAAATTCATTCCGGGGATTGACATCCCCAATGTACAAGTGAGGAAAGACTATGATCGACGTTtgagagagagaagaaaaagaagaaaggggaTAGAGGATCctcaaaaagaaactgaaagaACCTTAGAAAAAATAGatgctaaaattttaaaaaatgaacccATCAAAAGACCAAGACGACAGAGTTATATGGAAATGCTACATTGTGGaggtataaatatgattatattttatacacgcTTGTAAAAACATGATATGTTTTGTCTAAATTGTTCTGAAAGCTGTTTAATATTCTTTGATatctatatttatcaattttgagaGTTTTAAGGAAATTTATCTgtccgtttaaaaaaaaataaatgatgtaaatgtccgattttcaaaattgtggacaatatttaaattttttttccaaaaaaatttattttggaaagttTTGTGAATttagctttaaatttttgattttttaaacaattttaatttttggatttaaaaaaaaattcaaaaaccaagcaccttccccctccaaaaaaaaaatatatatacgatcctgcggacgcccctgctagGCAGACGCTGTACATGTATCGCATACatcgattttttcaaaaacgggctgataatttttcttgaaacttttataatatatggaaCTTCGcggacactttgccgaaaacCTTATTACCGAACGGACACTTTCCGAATTACCTCTATGACAAATCGACAAAttctcgaaaaaaataataaaaatatttgatgatgattagtgctgcaatacaatataattatctattagaCTATTTCAATGACAAAAACATCATGATAATCTTCATGATCGGCATCCAGAAGTGTCGATCAGGATTTGACCAGTTACATAGGAGCACCAACACATTCTATCTATCCATTCACATCGTCCATTGTATTTCAATCATTAATTGATTGACTCCTTCTATTCTCTAAACATTACAACGGTTCTATTAGCTGTTTAAGCCaacttttaaagcatttttataatgaaataaatcaattaacacTTTCcgttacaaataattaaacatttcattttttttaaattggagtaacatgattgggaatcataattacatactATTGGACTATATGAATCATCATCTAatgtatgtttcatttttttttcgggaAAGTTTCTGTTCGACAAAGTGGCTTTCGGCCATGTGTCTATGcatgaatatatatgtttatataaacaGGACTGTTGGATGGTCTCAAGCAtttgaataaacaatattttttgtgtgataTTTGCAAACTTTCCTAAGACTGTATAGCGTCATCCTCAAAGGAGGAGATTTAAGAAAagtgtactttaaaaaaatgtagccTTCAAAATcgtaaattatcattattttttggtgtTCAGAGTCAAAATTTGCTATTTATAATTGTTCAGAACAACTAAAAACCTTGAAGCTATAAAATCAGCTATCATTTTATCGTAGGTTCATTGTGGTAATTGCTAATTAGCACaataaacaaatttgttttcatCTGTAAAATGACTTTggacttataaaatatgtatttaattttgacaCTCTATAACTCAGGTAAAATGCCTATGCCTGGGAAAAGAATGAAGAAGTCTGTTTGCAATAGAGGCGGATCAAGTCGTACAAACTATAAAAGCTATGCAGAATCTAGGAAGAATCGCGAAAAATTTCGCAAGAGGCTAGTTGAAGTCATAATGCACCGTGATGAATGGGATGATGAGGATGCAGATCCTTCGTGGACTGGAGCTCCCCTTACAACAAAGGAAAAAGATTTATTAAGGTGagttcaatatatttatgaatctggattttttaaatgagtatgatttctttaaatttaaaatattctttataaacaAACACAGACTATTTTTATGACgttgatttgattaaaattcttattttaatcaattaatttcatgTATGGCTTATATTATCTACAAATTAATTGCCGAATGTAGCAAATTGATAGGCTAAAATGTCAGTTAAGGGTAATATACGGGCcgcaggggtgtctgcaggattatatatatatatttttttagaggggggctcggtttttggatttttttaaaataaaaaaagtaaaaaaattcggataaaattaaattttttgaatataatttaaaattgaatttctcaagaaaagaaaatttaaaaaattgaattttctcaaaaaaatataattttaaaaattgaatttctgaaaaaaaaataattcaaaaatccacagctatcaacataaaatataatttttggaaaagaattacaaaaattaaattttatatttgaattttttgaaaaaaattcaaatataaaattttttaacaaaaaggaaATGTTCCTTAAATTGAGGTGGGCTACAGTGCCTCTAGCCCACCCACGGAAGAAGCTCCTCACGTGGGTCATCATAGCCAATAAACTATAATACTATAATCGTGcactactcaaaaaaaaaaacacccccattttgataataaaattaattatgattaagcTTTCTCTTTATGCAGAAgtccgtttaaaaaaaaaaataaaagaattattctcaATTGATGAATGCGAAGAAATTCAACATATTTTACGTTTTACCCACGcgttaataaaagtaattttgggtAACCTActttaaataggaaaaaaaaaaaatccatatagcCTATAGTAAATTATATTCCTTACTGTATTGAATgaacctatatatataatgtttttttttacttaataacttTCTTTCTTTGCCAGGAACTTTTtatttggttaatattttttaaagcatatattttttaattttttttggggggggtccccccaaaaaaataaaataaaataaaggcacttaaataaattacagcCATTTGACCCCACTTTACCGTATTTATTGTACgtattatattttctgtaaagTGACATATTCAAAGATTGTACTCAAACTTTTAGCATTGTATTCTGACCCTCCCCCTAGTCCTGGTTACATTTCTTTAAACCTCTCTTTCTATAAACTACGTACTTTGAATGTACATGGCTCTtacttttaactttattaaaaaaaacatccttattatttaatcatttcaattattatgaactaatactattttctcttaaatttcaaaatatgtttagatattattACTACATACACAACGGTATTGACACACGCTATGTTGCATCTATGAGCTCTAAATGGCTAAAACGGATAATGACAATGGTTCCACGAAGATTAATGAAAAACCAAAAAGGAATTAACAACATTCATGCTGAAATTCGAAAAGATTATCTTTTTGCAGTAAAGAAATCCattgttgattttgttttgaaaggTATTCTTCATTGAGAACTTTCTTTTGTAAggataattcattcatttatatttataagagcCTGAAATCGATGAAGATGAACGCTTTTTAGATGAGGATGATGAAACAGAGTTAACAATTGAGTTGGCCGGAGTCTCGAATGCAtggaaaaaactatatattcagTCTCGAAAGTACCTAAGACTTAATTTGCATCCAATTAGTTCTTGCTTACTTCAGATGCTTAACCTTTGGTATAAATCCTACGACGACTTACTCTGGGTGAATTTAAACATTCTTCAcgctaaatttgaaataatgacTTACCAAGATGTTATTTATCAAGAAGTAGAAAGGGTCAAGGGAGAATTAAAGAACAAGTGGCTTAGTTCTGTCCTTGAAATATACAAGGTAAAATTCTACTCTCCcagataagtaaaaataaatagatttctaatattttgtaaaagtctATTTACActttatatgataattaattaattaccatTTATTAGACATGCGAAAAGAAAAGAGCACTTCCGACAAATGAAAATCGTCTTAATTCTTTACACGCATGCATGGCTGTTCAAATGACGGAGTCCATTCAACGTTTATGTCTATTGTCCATGAATGAATTCAATGAGTTTATGGTTGAAATCAATGTACTAAATGGTGGTGGCCAAGTACAAGGATCAAAGTGgagtaagaaaaagaaaagaaaaaaatctgaatGCTCGGAAGTAACCCGCATCGAGGATTCtggatttattattcatttgaaaatgtCCGAgagtcaaattattttttatccaaacttTCAagtaatattaagataattttttaaaagtgcaataagacatttaataaattattttatttaaggacATTGAGCTCGCTCTATTAGAAACGTATGATATTATGCTTCAAGCAACTAATGGAATATCAAGATTTGAGTTTGTGTTAGATCCTCCAGAGGATGATGAAAAACCAGAGTATCTTAAACCCataatacttgaaaatattgtgaaaaatttcaaatccaaTATAATCCAGATTATAAGGATTCAAAGTCAAAAGCCAAGGGAGTACATCAAGAATTACGAcacttatatgtatttaataaatggaCAAGCTGATGAAGATATAAATGATTATGTGAAAGAACCTCATTCGTTCGATGAATTTTCAGAGAAAGTCATTTCCTTTGATAAATTGGGTAATTTACCCTCCCCATGTGTTGCTTTTAcccaatattaaatatttacatatatggtatataactttttatattataggtaaaaCTCTTGAAGAGACACTTCCACCCATAATTACTCTTGGAATATTTGAACTTCATTGTGAGGATTTAATCGTATCAATCCATAGAAAGATTTCCGTTCTAAGAGAAATCATACTCAAAAAAATGTCCAATGATCATCAGCGTCAAAACCATCAACTCTGTGAgcgttttgaaaaaatatccaaaactGCATTATCTGCTCCCAACAACACTGAAGagttggttgaattaaaatcaaaggttaatcatataaaaaatgttataatgttGAATATGGAAAAGGGTTTGAAGGAAGCTGCTCGAAGACTCGTCTTTCTATCTGACTATTTACAATTCACAACTGCTGAAATGAAGTCAAACACTAAAACCTTTCAGTGGCAAGCGAAAATGCCAAAAGTATTTGACGAACATAAGAAAATCATTGGAGAAAAGACACTAGAGTATCAAAAGGCTCTCAAATTACGAAGAGAAAGATTTATTGATGAATTGGAATCTGCTAATCAACAGGTGGATGATTTTTTCGTACGGGGACGTCAATGAACTTGCAAAATATATGAAGAAGGCTCATGCCTTGAGTGAAAAGTTACAATTATGTCAGGAAAAAACGGAAAAATTCAACATGGAGGAGAAGGCTTTTGATTGGGAAGTGACTCATTATCCTCTGCTTAAAGCCACAATTAATAAACTGAATCCATTCTATCGCTTATATGAAACTTCAATGGAATttatgaacaaacaaaaaaacttggtATGAATGCCCCATGGGAACACATGACCCAGCAGATATTGAGACCGAGGTTGAAAGTTCGTGGAAATTAGTATCACAATTGGAAAATGAGTTTAGTGACATTCCAGCAGCTAAAGAATTGGTTGTAAATGTCTGTGAAAAAATAGCAGAGTTTAAAGATAAGATGCCAATTATCAAAACCCTAGGAAATTTAGGTTTGATTCTTATAACTGAAGGCTAATTACAATATGCAACATAATTTTCGCCCACTGGTTGAAAAATacgtttgttattattttcttatttaagccGAAAAACACGGAAAAGACCCTCAAAGCCTTCAAGTGACACAGGTTTGgcctttataaaaagtaaagtattaGTGTAAAAATTCAATTCAGAGACATATTTCGACGtaaaagaactatatagattaaaataaagttttaaataaattcataaaaaaattgtagcatatgaaatttatattcaatttcagAGCTTTTTTCAAGCAACCttacattgcttatttattgaatattccataaGATAATTGaaagataaagtaaaaaaaaattaattaaaatcgaTCTTTTCTTTTAcatcaaatctttttaagttttaataataagcCTATTCTTTAGTATTAACTAtaatatcaaacaaataaaaaatattaacttacaAAAAGATCCGTTATTCTAGTTgctttttgtatgattagacacatttttttatgaattttatcaaGATAACATTATAAGTCATTAATTTGGCATAtgcaaaaaaggttttatacattgattttaatagttttttcacGTCAaatctgaatcgaaattatactctaaaaacgtgattttttaaCGAGTTCTAAAAGGCAAACTTTTCTCGGTTCAAGgctttaatggtcatttttgtgttttacggcttaaataacaataataaattaaatattaaccaGCAGGCGTTACTAGACATGAATTGTGTTGTTTTATGATTAGAGATGGgatatgtgtaaaaaaataaaaataagtatagcgattagaaaaggaaaaacggttgatccGTGTgcttttcttcattatttaataggtcgtaggtgtgttaacatctccctctaaaagaagaattcttgcctacttttggtataaattgtttttcaaatgcataataaaataaatatatataattatgatattacccctgttatacttttaattaaatatgacattaatacagtagTCTTAGTTAATgtctgttattttaaatgtaggaggTTCTCTTTTCTacagcaataattcattttcccccaaaaatccTTTAACaagtagctgatattaacaatagtCTTTAAGTTtttaccatatgtctcgctcccgccttctcctcgcactcttacacaaatcccatctctattaattatataaaaattgtacataatattattttaggtTTTCGGGATCGTCATTGGGAGATTGTATCAAATACAGTTGGGTTTCCTGTGAGTGGAGGATCCAACCTCTTTGAAGTACTGGATATGGGTCTGGATgaatttgttcataaatttgGAAAGATCAGTGATGCAGCCACTAAggaatttaatttagaaaaatccaTGAAAAAAATGGTTGAAGAATGGTCTGACATGGAATTTAGTATCACACCCTATGGAGATACATTCACTCTTTCATCTACAGATGGTATTCAAGTTCTCTTAGACGATCATATTGTGAAAACTCAAACGATGCGAGGATCTCCGTACATCAAACCTTTTGAAGAGCAAATTGGAAAGTGGGAGGAAAGGCTTCTTGTTTTACAAGAAATTATGGATGAATGGCTTAAAGTACAGGGTATATGGCTTTATTTGGAGCCAATATTTAGCTATCCTGATATAATGGCACAAATGCCAGAGGAAGGTAGAAGATTCACAACTGTTGACAAAAATTGGAGAGACATAATGAAGGCTGCAACTGTTGACAAGCACGttcttgttgttgttgaaatcgatagaattttagaaaaactaaaaaaatcaaatgaacttTTGGATCTTATTGGAAAAGGACTCAATGATTACTTGGAAAGGAAGAGACTCTGttttccaagattttttttcttatcaaattcAGAGCTATTGGAAATCCTATCGGAAACAAAGGACCCCACAAGAGTTAAACCTcatcttaaaaaatgttttgaagggaTTGCAAGCTTGGACTTTGATTCAGATTTAGaagtaacaaatataaaatcgGAATTTGGGGAAATCATTCCACTAATAAAGGCCATTAGTACCGTCAAAGCTCGGGGTCAGGTAGATAAATGGTTGGTTGAACTCGAAATTCAAATGAAGGAAAGTCTCAAAGCAAAAATGATGCAGTctgtgaaaaattattcaattgataATATTGAGGatcatttgaatgattttcCTTCTCAAGCACTATCatgtgtaaattatatattttggaccTCTGAAATTCATAATGCAATCGATAACTCCTCATTAAAAGAGATATCAAATCAAAACGAGgactttattcttaaattatcaGATATGATACTCTCCTTAGGAGCCTCCAGTATAACAAGCAGAGagacctttttaaaaaatattattttagctCAAGGATATTTTCGTGGAATTATAGATGACTTGAATAAAAATGGTGGAGGATCTGAAGATTTCTGCTGGCTCTCTCGACTAAGGTATTATTGGATAAATGAGGATGTGGAACTTCATATGGCATATTCAAAGATTAAATACGGATATGAATATTTAAGTCAGTACTCAAAGTTGGTTATGATTCCACTAACTGAAAAGTGTTATCGAATTTTGTTAATGGCGTTGGATTTGCATCAAGGAGGCATTGTTTCAGGAGATACTGCTACAGGCAAGACTGAAACAATTAAGGATTTATCCAAAGCAGTAGCAAAACAATGTGTTGGATTCAATTGCTCTGAAGACCTACATTACAAGGCTTTCGCCAAATTTTTAAAAGGCTTGGCTTCTTGTGGTGCATGGTCTTGTTTCGACGAATTCCATAGAATAGAGACTCAGGTATTATCTGTAATAGCCCAACAGATACATATCATTCAACGATCAATTCATTTAAATCaaacttcaatttattttgaaggccttgatattaaaattaatcccCAGTGTGCAATATTTGTAACTACTGACTCTTTACAAACTCTCAATAATTCAATTCCATATAATGTTCGAAGCTTGTTTCGTCCTGTAGCTATGGCTAGTCCTGATGGGGCCATGATTGCAGAGCTGACTCTCTTGTCACATGgttttaaagaaactaaaataGTTTCAAGTAAAATAGCTTCTATGGTAGAACTCTGTGATGGTCTTCTATCTTCACAACCACATTACGAATTTGGTTTGAGGTCATTTATTTCTATTCTAAGATCTGCTGGTACTTTAAAGAAAACATCTCCTCTAGAGgatgaaaacattattatatgtaaagcAATTCACACCGTCAAGTATTGCGAACTATTACCTCAAGATCAAGAGatgtttaaaaacatattgtttCATTTGTTTGGACTATGTCCTCCAGATCCAATTCCAGacgatgttttaaaaaaagcaattaTTGACCAATGCCAAAAACATAATCTTGAGAGTACTCCTTACTTTTTGTCTAAAGTTCAGCAACTTTATGATATGATGGATCTATGTGATGGAGTTATGTTATTGGGTGGGTCTTTTGGTGGTAAAACATTGGCTTGTAAAATTTTAGCAAGTGGTCTTAATACTGTCTCTGGAAAGTCCCCTCACATGGTTGTTGTGAATCCAAAAGCTATAAAGATTGATCAAATGTACGGATATTTCGATAATGATGAATGGGTTGATGGAATCCTGGCAAAAAACTTTCGTCAATTTACCTCATTACCTTCAAGTGAAAGAAAATGGCTCATATTTGATGGCCCCATCGATTCATCTTGGATTGAAAACATGAATACTGTTTTGGatgaaactaaaaaattatgtttgatgTCTGGGGAGATTATACGACTTCCTccaaatacaaatttgatatttgaggCTCAAGATGTCGAAACAGCTGCTCCTGCAACTATTAGCCGCTGCGGTGTGTTATACATGGATCCACATATGTTGGACTGGAACTTAATAGTCAAGAATTGGATCAAAAAATTCCCATCATTCATAACGGATCATGTCAAGGACTATTTGAAACACTTGTTCCTACGTTTTTGTAAGCCCAGTCTCAAAATTGCCAAAAAAAGTACAGGAGTCAAAACAACAGACCATCATCTTATTCAAAGCCTCATCAATATCTTTGATTGCTATCTCAATAAACTTATTGAGAGTTCCGAACTAAAGGGGAAATCAGACAATGAGCTAATTCCAGTATTTGAAGGAATTTTTTACTTCTCTTGCATTTGGTCTATCGGTGGAATTTGCCATGAGGATgggaaaaagaaatttaatagtGAGTTTAAAAAGATTATGTACAATGAAAATAATGAGGCCTTGAATCTCAGCGATAATgttattaatgaagaaaactTTTCTTCTTGGGAACCCACTTTTCCACTACCCAGGGAAGATCAGAAAACtgtatttgatttcaaattgaTTGTTGGAACGAAGCCAGAGTGGCAAAAATGGGATGTAGAGGTTTCAAATATTTCTCTTCCTAGGGATATCTACGCATGTCAGCTCAATATTTCAACTTGTGAAACCGTTAAATACAACCATTTAATGAACATGTTGGTAGAGAATTCTAAACCATTTCTTTTGATTGGGAGTTCTGGTACTGGCAAGTCCTCTTATGTAAAAAACATGCTTCATAATAAGTTGGATCCagataaattttcttatattgagCTATATTTCACTAGTGTTTCATCACCTACAGTGACTCAGAGTCTGGTCATGTCAAAATTGGACAAGAGAAGAAAGGGTGTTTATGGGCCAGCACTAGGGAAAAAGTTTCTTATATTTGTTGACGATATCAATTCTCCTCAAGTAGATGAGGTTGGCTCTCAGCCACCGATTGAGCTACTTCGACAACTATTAGATAGAAAAGTTTGGTATGATTTAAAAGAACTTAGTCCTATTAAGCTAGTAGATATGATAATTATTGGGGCAATGAGACTACCAATCGCAGGAGTACAAGGACTTCCTACAAGATTTTTTCGT includes:
- the LOC139904952 gene encoding dynein axonemal heavy chain 7-like, which codes for MYGGISQLDLPYAVRYRLRFNKDYKGPNTALEYEYNSNIRENKKFIPGIDIPNVQVRKDYDRRLRERRKRRKGIEDPQKETERTLEKIDAKILKNEPIKRPRRQSYMEMLHCGGKMPMPGKRMKKSVCNRGGSSRTNYKSYAESRKNREKFRKRLVEVIMHRDEWDDEDADPSWTGAPLTTKEKDLLRYYYYIHNGIDTRYVASMSSKWLKRIMTMVPRRLMKNQKGINNIHAEIRKDYLFAVKKSIVDFVLKEPEIDEDERFLDEDDETELTIELAGVSNAWKKLYIQSRKYLRLNLHPISSCLLQMLNLWYKSYDDLLWVNLNILHAKFEIMTYQDVIYQEVERVKGELKNKWLSSVLEIYKTCEKKRALPTNENRLNSLHACMAVQMTESIQRLCLLSMNEFNEFMVEINVLNGGGQVQGSKWSKKKKRKKSECSEVTRIEDSGFIIHLKMSESQIIFYPNFQDIELALLETYDIMLQATNGISRFEFVLDPPEDDEKPEYLKPIILENIVKNFKSNIIQIIRIQSQKPREYIKNYDTYMYLINGQADEDINDYVKEPHSFDEFSEKVISFDKLGKTLEETLPPIITLGIFELHCEDLIVSIHRKISVLREIILKKMSNDHQRQNHQLCERFEKISKTALSAPNNTEELVELKSKVNHIKNVIMLNMEKGLKEAARRLVFLSDYLQFTTAEMKSNTKTFQWQAKMPKVFDEHKKIIGEKTLEYQKALKLRRERFIDELESANQQVDDFFVRGRQ